The Fusobacterium necrophorum subsp. necrophorum genome has a window encoding:
- the nifJ gene encoding pyruvate:ferredoxin (flavodoxin) oxidoreductase yields the protein MKKRMKTMDGNQAAAYASYAFTEVAGIYPITPSSPMAEYVDEWASKGMKNIFDVPVKLVEMQSEAGAAGTVHGSLQAGALTTTYTASQGLLLKIPNMYKIAGELLPGVIHVSARSLSVQALSIFGDHQDIYATRQTGFTMLASGSVQEVMDMGTIAHLTAIKSRVPVLHFFDGFRTSHEIQKIELMDYDVCKRLVDYDAIQAFRDRALNPEHPVTRGTAQNDDIYFQAREAQNKFYDAVPDIAAYYMEEISKETGREYKPFKYRGAADATRILIAMGSICPAAEETVDYLVEKGEKVGLLTVHLYRPFSEKYFFAVLPKTVEKIAVLERTKEPGAPGEPLLLDVKGLFYGKDRAPIIVGGRYGLSSKDTTPAQIKAALDNLKLEHPKTNFTIGIIDDVTFTSLEVGERLMVSDPSTKACLFYGLGADGTVGANKNSIKIIGDKTDLYAQGYFAYDSKKSGGVTRSHLRFGKNPIKSTYLVSSPSFVACSVPAYLNQYDMTSGLKEGGKFLLNCVWDKEEALQRIPNNIKRDLAKANGKLYIINATKLAQEIGLGQRTNTIMQAAFFKLAEIIPFEEAQQYMKDYAYKSYGKKGDDIVQLNYRAIDVGASGLVELEVDPAWKDLEVVDSIKEEKENDTCNCKTTSLKTFVQKIVEPINAIRGYDLPVSAFMGREDGTFENGTASFEKRGVAVEVPEWIADNCIQCNQCSYVCPHAAIRPFLITEEEKKASPVEFVTKKAVGKGLEDVSYRIQVTPLDCVGCGSCVNVCPAPGKALIMKPIAESLDLEEDKKASYLYTSVPYRSDRMPTSTVKGSQFSQPLFEFNGACPGCGETPYLKVISQMFGDRMMVSNASGCSSVYSGSAPSTPYTKNCHGEGPAWASSLFEDNAEYGFGMHIGVEALRDRLQHSMEMAMEKVSPALQGLFREWIEYRAYAAKTREISPKIIQLLEGNKEDYAKDILGLKQYLIKKSQWIVGGDGWAYDIGYGGLDHVLATNEDINIIVMDTEVYSNTGGQASKATPTGAVAKFAAAGKPVKKKDLAAICMSYGHIYVGQVSMGANQQQFLKAIQEAEAYQGPSIIIAYSPCINHGIKKGMSKSQTEMKLATECGYWPIFRYNPLLEAEGKNPLILDSKEPKWELYQDYLMGETRYLTLMKTNPIEAKALFEKNQWDSQRRWRQYKRLASLDFSEEKR from the coding sequence GTGAAAAAAAGAATGAAAACTATGGATGGGAATCAGGCTGCGGCTTATGCTTCCTATGCTTTTACGGAGGTAGCGGGTATTTATCCTATTACTCCCTCTTCTCCGATGGCGGAGTATGTGGATGAATGGGCTTCCAAAGGAATGAAAAATATTTTCGATGTTCCGGTGAAGTTGGTGGAAATGCAATCAGAAGCGGGAGCTGCGGGAACCGTTCACGGTTCTCTCCAAGCGGGAGCCTTGACAACCACTTATACGGCTTCTCAAGGATTGTTATTAAAAATTCCGAATATGTATAAAATTGCCGGGGAATTATTGCCGGGAGTCATTCATGTCTCTGCAAGATCTTTGTCGGTACAAGCTTTATCCATTTTTGGAGATCATCAAGACATCTATGCTACAAGACAAACAGGCTTTACCATGTTGGCAAGCGGTTCTGTGCAGGAAGTTATGGATATGGGAACGATTGCCCATTTGACGGCGATTAAATCCAGAGTTCCTGTCTTGCATTTCTTCGATGGATTTCGAACTTCTCATGAAATTCAAAAAATAGAATTGATGGACTATGACGTTTGTAAAAGATTGGTGGATTATGATGCCATTCAAGCATTTCGGGATCGAGCCTTGAATCCTGAACATCCGGTAACTCGTGGAACTGCACAAAATGATGATATTTATTTCCAAGCAAGAGAAGCTCAAAATAAATTTTACGATGCCGTACCGGATATTGCCGCTTACTATATGGAAGAAATTTCGAAAGAAACGGGAAGAGAGTATAAACCTTTTAAATATCGAGGGGCAGCAGATGCAACAAGAATTTTGATTGCTATGGGTTCTATTTGTCCGGCAGCCGAAGAGACTGTAGATTATTTGGTAGAAAAAGGAGAAAAAGTAGGATTATTGACGGTACATTTGTATCGTCCTTTCTCTGAAAAATATTTCTTTGCAGTACTGCCAAAGACGGTGGAAAAAATTGCTGTCTTGGAAAGAACAAAGGAACCGGGAGCTCCGGGAGAACCGTTGCTTTTAGATGTTAAGGGCTTATTCTATGGAAAAGACCGGGCTCCTATTATTGTAGGGGGAAGATACGGATTGTCATCGAAGGATACGACTCCTGCACAGATTAAGGCGGCACTGGATAATTTGAAATTGGAGCATCCAAAAACGAATTTTACAATAGGAATTATAGATGATGTCACCTTTACTTCTTTAGAAGTTGGAGAAAGATTGATGGTATCGGATCCGTCCACAAAAGCTTGTCTATTTTATGGATTGGGAGCAGATGGAACCGTTGGAGCCAATAAAAACTCGATTAAAATTATTGGAGATAAAACAGATTTATATGCACAGGGATATTTTGCATATGATTCTAAGAAATCAGGAGGAGTGACAAGATCTCACTTACGATTTGGAAAGAATCCCATTAAATCAACATATTTGGTATCAAGTCCGAGCTTTGTAGCTTGTTCCGTGCCGGCATATTTGAATCAATATGATATGACTTCCGGACTGAAAGAGGGAGGAAAATTCTTATTGAACTGTGTTTGGGACAAGGAAGAAGCCCTTCAAAGGATTCCAAATAATATTAAAAGAGATCTTGCCAAGGCAAATGGAAAATTATATATTATCAATGCTACAAAATTAGCCCAGGAGATTGGATTGGGGCAAAGAACCAATACCATTATGCAGGCAGCTTTCTTTAAATTGGCGGAAATTATTCCTTTTGAAGAGGCACAACAATATATGAAGGACTATGCTTATAAATCTTATGGGAAAAAAGGAGATGACATTGTTCAATTAAATTATAGAGCAATTGATGTAGGAGCTTCCGGATTGGTAGAGCTGGAAGTGGATCCTGCTTGGAAAGACTTGGAAGTCGTCGATTCGATCAAGGAAGAGAAAGAAAACGATACCTGCAATTGTAAAACAACTTCTTTAAAAACCTTTGTTCAAAAAATTGTAGAACCAATCAATGCCATTCGGGGATATGATTTACCTGTTTCCGCCTTTATGGGAAGAGAAGACGGAACTTTTGAAAACGGAACCGCTTCTTTTGAAAAGAGAGGAGTTGCTGTGGAGGTACCTGAATGGATTGCGGATAACTGTATTCAATGCAATCAATGTTCTTATGTCTGCCCGCATGCTGCGATTCGACCTTTCTTAATCACAGAAGAGGAGAAGAAAGCTTCTCCGGTGGAATTTGTTACGAAAAAAGCCGTTGGAAAAGGATTGGAGGATGTTAGTTATAGGATTCAAGTCACACCGCTTGACTGTGTGGGTTGCGGTTCTTGTGTTAACGTCTGTCCCGCTCCGGGAAAAGCTTTGATCATGAAACCGATTGCCGAGTCCTTAGACTTGGAAGAAGACAAAAAGGCAAGCTATTTATATACTTCCGTTCCTTATCGAAGTGATAGAATGCCGACTTCTACTGTAAAAGGCTCTCAGTTCTCACAACCTTTATTTGAATTCAACGGAGCTTGTCCGGGATGTGGAGAAACTCCTTATTTAAAGGTAATTTCTCAAATGTTTGGAGATCGAATGATGGTTTCCAATGCCAGCGGGTGTTCTTCCGTGTATAGCGGTTCCGCACCTTCCACTCCATATACCAAGAATTGTCATGGAGAAGGACCTGCATGGGCATCTTCTTTATTTGAGGACAATGCGGAATACGGATTTGGAATGCATATTGGAGTAGAGGCGTTACGAGATCGATTGCAACATAGTATGGAAATGGCAATGGAAAAAGTGAGTCCCGCACTACAAGGATTGTTCCGAGAATGGATTGAATACCGAGCCTATGCTGCGAAAACCAGAGAGATTTCTCCTAAAATTATTCAATTATTAGAGGGAAATAAGGAGGACTATGCAAAAGATATTCTCGGATTAAAACAGTATCTGATTAAAAAATCACAATGGATTGTTGGAGGAGACGGTTGGGCTTATGATATCGGATATGGTGGACTGGATCACGTACTGGCAACGAATGAGGACATCAATATCATTGTCATGGATACCGAAGTATATTCCAATACAGGAGGACAAGCTTCAAAAGCAACTCCGACAGGAGCGGTAGCAAAATTTGCAGCAGCGGGAAAACCGGTAAAGAAAAAAGATTTGGCAGCGATTTGTATGAGCTATGGGCATATTTATGTGGGACAAGTTTCTATGGGAGCCAATCAGCAACAATTTTTGAAAGCAATTCAAGAAGCGGAAGCATATCAAGGACCGTCCATTATTATCGCCTATTCTCCATGTATCAACCATGGAATTAAAAAAGGAATGTCCAAGTCGCAAACGGAAATGAAATTGGCGACAGAATGCGGATATTGGCCGATTTTCCGATACAATCCTTTGTTGGAAGCGGAGGGAAAAAATCCCCTAATCTTAGACAGTAAAGAACCGAAATGGGAATTGTACCAAGATTATTTAATGGGAGAAACTCGATATTTGACTCTTATGAAAACAAATCCGATAGAAGCGAAAGCTTTGTTTGAGAAGAACCAATGGGATTCTCAACGAAGGTGGCGACAATACAAGAGATTGGCAAGTCTGGACTTTTCAGAAGAAAAAAGATAA
- a CDS encoding Txe/YoeB family addiction module toxin encodes MVGEYTVKLLKKATKDKEKIKQYPTLKNNVENLISLLKRDPFENPPPYEILIGELKGYFSRRINKQHRLVYEVVEEKKEVNIISMWTHYDF; translated from the coding sequence ATGGTAGGAGAATACACAGTAAAACTTCTAAAAAAGGCAACAAAAGACAAAGAAAAAATAAAACAATATCCGACATTAAAAAATAATGTAGAAAATTTGATAAGCCTTTTAAAAAGAGACCCTTTTGAAAATCCTCCACCTTATGAAATTTTAATTGGAGAATTAAAAGGATATTTTTCAAGAAGAATCAACAAGCAACACAGATTAGTTTATGAAGTTGTGGAAGAAAAAAAAGAAGTAAATATCATTAGTATGTGGACACACTACGATTTTTAA
- a CDS encoding type II toxin-antitoxin system Phd/YefM family antitoxin, with the protein MTNTNATNLRKNLFSYLDSAINYNDVINVNTKKGNVIIISEAEYNGLLETLYLLSSQGMRERVEEARNATEDDYEVFEW; encoded by the coding sequence ATGACAAACACAAATGCAACGAATTTAAGAAAAAATTTATTTTCTTATCTTGATTCTGCAATTAATTATAATGATGTTATCAATGTAAATACGAAAAAAGGAAATGTAATCATCATAAGTGAAGCTGAATATAATGGATTGTTAGAAACTTTATACCTGCTTTCTTCACAGGGAATGAGAGAAAGAGTGGAAGAAGCAAGAAATGCTACTGAAGATGATTATGAGGTATTTGAATGGTAG
- a CDS encoding D-aminoacylase: MSTILIKNGTLIDGTGNKRYSADILIENEKIKKIGKLETNADTIIDITGKIVSPGFIDTHSHSDLKVLLEPFVEPKIRQGITTEILGQDGISMAPLPKQYVKSWRKNLAGLDGDSDELKWDWENTNGYLNLISNTGSGPNELYLVPHGNIRMEAMGLEARAATKEEIEKMKQITRREMEAGVAGISTGLIYIPCAYAETEELIEICKVVAEYGRPLVIHQRSEADTMLESMQEVIRIAKESGIKIHFSHFKICGQKNWKLIEPVIALLDKCKEEGIHISYDQYPYVAGSTMLGVILPPWAHAGGTDKLIERLQDETLREKMKEDIINGIPGWDNFIDFAGFDGIYVTSVKTSKNQDCIGKNLTEIAAIRAKEKFDAVFDLLVEEENAVGMYDYYGKDEHVETFMKRPESNICTDGLLGGKPHPRVYGSFPRVLGKFVREMKTMSLEEAIYKMTHKPAVTFKIKNRGLLKENYFADIVIFDEDKIIDKGTFIEPTQFPDGIDYVLVNGKFAVKEGRSTYKLNGKIIKID, translated from the coding sequence ATGTCTACAATTTTAATAAAAAATGGAACTTTAATTGATGGAACTGGAAATAAAAGATATTCAGCGGATATTTTAATAGAAAATGAAAAAATTAAAAAAATAGGAAAATTAGAGACAAATGCAGATACGATAATTGATATAACGGGAAAAATAGTTTCCCCTGGTTTTATTGATACACATAGTCATTCTGATTTAAAAGTTTTACTAGAACCATTTGTCGAGCCTAAAATCAGACAGGGAATTACAACAGAAATCTTAGGTCAGGATGGAATATCTATGGCACCGCTTCCTAAACAATATGTTAAGTCTTGGAGAAAAAATCTTGCAGGCTTAGATGGAGACAGTGATGAATTAAAATGGGATTGGGAGAATACAAATGGATATTTAAATTTAATTTCTAACACCGGATCTGGACCAAATGAATTATATTTGGTACCTCATGGAAATATAAGAATGGAAGCAATGGGGCTAGAAGCAAGAGCAGCAACGAAAGAAGAGATTGAGAAAATGAAACAAATAACTAGAAGGGAGATGGAAGCAGGAGTAGCAGGAATTTCAACAGGATTGATTTATATTCCATGTGCCTATGCAGAAACTGAAGAGTTGATAGAGATCTGTAAAGTAGTTGCTGAATATGGAAGACCATTGGTTATTCATCAAAGAAGTGAAGCCGATACTATGTTGGAATCTATGCAAGAAGTTATTAGAATCGCAAAGGAAAGCGGAATCAAAATTCATTTTTCACATTTTAAAATTTGTGGACAAAAAAATTGGAAACTAATAGAACCCGTAATAGCTTTGTTAGACAAATGTAAAGAAGAAGGAATTCATATTTCGTATGATCAGTATCCTTATGTTGCAGGAAGTACAATGTTAGGAGTAATTTTACCCCCTTGGGCTCATGCCGGAGGAACGGATAAATTAATAGAGAGATTACAGGATGAAACATTACGTGAAAAAATGAAAGAAGATATCATAAACGGAATTCCTGGCTGGGATAATTTCATAGATTTTGCAGGTTTTGACGGCATTTATGTAACCTCTGTAAAAACAAGCAAAAATCAAGATTGCATTGGAAAAAATTTGACTGAAATTGCTGCAATAAGAGCTAAAGAAAAGTTTGATGCTGTATTTGATTTATTGGTAGAAGAAGAAAATGCTGTTGGAATGTATGATTACTATGGAAAAGATGAACATGTTGAAACTTTTATGAAAAGACCTGAAAGTAATATTTGTACAGATGGACTATTAGGAGGAAAACCTCATCCAAGAGTATATGGTTCCTTTCCTAGAGTACTGGGAAAATTCGTTCGTGAAATGAAAACAATGAGTTTAGAAGAAGCTATTTATAAAATGACTCATAAACCTGCTGTCACCTTTAAGATAAAAAATAGAGGACTGTTAAAAGAAAATTATTTTGCGGATATAGTAATTTTTGATGAAGATAAAATCATAGACAAAGGAACTTTTATCGAACCTACTCAATTTCCGGATGGAATAGACTATGTATTAGTAAATGGAAAATTTGCTGTAAAAGAAGGAAGATCAACTTATAAATTAAATGGAAAAATAATAAAAATAGATTAA
- a CDS encoding sodium:solute symporter family protein, whose product MNSRQIITLVIIILYMLITILIGLIASKRKTEKKQSNDDFLMAGKSLGPIVLAGTLFAANTGGASTTGIATNVYKYGLSASWYVIAGGIGFILVSFIAPYFRRAQANTVPEIISKRYGKASHIFTAFTSILALFMATGAQIIATASIINVVTGFNFKTAAIVSTIVVIIYTMFGGFKSVTAANLMHVLFITVGMTIAMFIMVNNKEVGGFQVLFEKAKNIQNIDGNNMNFLSMTKIGSMTIIGYIAMYFMTFPTGQEIVQTYCSAKDGKSAKLGSVIAGLISAAYAIVPAIIGLLSYVCIDGYILDGAQKNALAQATIIYAPPIVAGIVLAAIVAATMSSASGNMIGTATMFTNDIFTPYINNGIKDDNKEIWISKIAMLVVGLAGLFIALEASNVISVMMGAFALRSAGPFAAFICGLFYKNVTKRAGFISILAGTATAAVWIYILKTPWDLNAMVPGGIIAFIIIFVGSYIERKMGVKPAPEIEFENI is encoded by the coding sequence ATGAATAGTAGGCAAATTATAACTCTAGTAATTATCATATTATACATGCTAATAACCATTCTTATTGGTCTTATTGCCTCTAAGAGGAAGACAGAAAAAAAACAAAGTAATGATGATTTTTTAATGGCAGGAAAGTCTCTGGGACCAATTGTACTTGCAGGAACACTATTTGCTGCAAATACTGGTGGAGCAAGTACAACCGGAATTGCAACGAATGTTTATAAATATGGATTATCTGCTTCTTGGTATGTTATAGCTGGAGGGATCGGCTTTATTCTTGTGTCTTTTATAGCACCTTATTTTAGAAGAGCACAGGCAAATACGGTTCCAGAAATAATTAGCAAAAGATATGGAAAAGCTTCACATATTTTTACCGCATTTACCTCAATACTAGCTTTATTTATGGCAACAGGAGCACAAATAATTGCAACAGCTTCTATTATAAATGTTGTTACTGGTTTTAATTTTAAAACTGCTGCAATAGTAAGTACAATAGTTGTTATTATATATACAATGTTTGGTGGATTTAAATCAGTTACTGCTGCAAATTTAATGCATGTTTTATTTATAACCGTTGGGATGACAATAGCAATGTTTATTATGGTAAATAATAAAGAGGTCGGCGGATTTCAAGTATTATTTGAAAAAGCTAAAAATATACAAAATATAGATGGAAACAATATGAATTTTTTAAGCATGACTAAAATAGGTAGTATGACAATTATAGGTTATATAGCAATGTACTTTATGACTTTTCCAACTGGTCAAGAAATAGTACAAACATATTGTTCCGCAAAAGATGGAAAATCAGCTAAATTGGGTTCTGTTATTGCAGGACTTATATCAGCAGCCTATGCAATAGTTCCAGCCATTATAGGACTTTTATCCTATGTTTGTATTGATGGGTATATATTAGATGGAGCTCAAAAAAATGCTTTAGCTCAAGCAACAATAATATATGCTCCGCCAATTGTTGCAGGTATAGTATTAGCTGCAATAGTTGCTGCTACTATGAGTAGTGCTTCTGGAAATATGATAGGAACAGCGACTATGTTTACAAATGATATTTTTACTCCATATATAAACAATGGTATTAAAGATGATAACAAAGAAATTTGGATTTCAAAAATAGCAATGCTTGTTGTAGGACTTGCAGGATTATTTATAGCACTTGAGGCAAGTAATGTAATTAGTGTTATGATGGGGGCTTTTGCTCTTAGAAGTGCAGGTCCATTTGCAGCATTTATTTGTGGATTATTTTACAAAAATGTTACCAAAAGAGCAGGATTTATCTCTATTCTTGCTGGGACAGCTACAGCAGCAGTATGGATCTATATATTAAAAACTCCTTGGGATTTGAATGCAATGGTTCCCGGAGGAATTATAGCTTTCATAATCATATTTGTTGGCTCATATATAGAAAGAAAAATGGGAGTTAAACCTGCTCCAGAAATAGAATTTGAAAACATATAA
- a CDS encoding YgeY family selenium metabolism-linked hydrolase: MLSKERKEKIVKTLQQAIQIKSYSGEEKGIVEYLKKLLEEIGYDAVHIDHYGNIIACMKGKRKGLKVLMDGHMDTVPAQKEKWKENAFGGAIKDGKIYGRGTSDMKGALISMALAAAYFAEDTKKDFSGEIYIAGIVHEECFEGVAAREVSKYVKPDIVIIGEASELNLKIGQRGRAEIVVETFGKPAHSANPEKGINAVYKMMKLIEKIKILPMTHQDKLGYGILELTDIKSLPYPGASVVPDYCRATYDRRLLVGETMEGVLKPIQDCINELKKEDSEFEAKVSYAVGKETCWTGEEIQGKRFFPGWLYDEKENYIQEAYSALKNIGQNPKITYYNFCTNGSHYAGEAKIHTIGYGPSKENLAHVIDEYVEIEQIENIAEGYYAILKAYLGK, from the coding sequence ATGTTATCAAAAGAGAGAAAAGAAAAAATTGTAAAAACATTACAACAAGCAATACAAATCAAAAGTTATTCAGGCGAAGAAAAGGGTATCGTTGAGTATTTAAAAAAATTGTTAGAAGAGATTGGTTATGATGCAGTTCATATAGATCATTATGGCAATATCATTGCTTGCATGAAAGGAAAGAGAAAAGGTTTAAAAGTTTTAATGGATGGACATATGGACACGGTTCCTGCACAAAAAGAAAAATGGAAGGAAAATGCTTTTGGTGGAGCAATAAAAGATGGAAAAATTTATGGAAGAGGAACTTCAGATATGAAAGGAGCTCTCATTTCTATGGCTTTAGCAGCTGCTTATTTTGCCGAAGACACAAAAAAAGATTTTTCCGGAGAAATATATATTGCCGGAATTGTGCATGAAGAATGCTTTGAAGGAGTTGCTGCTAGAGAGGTTAGTAAATATGTAAAACCAGATATTGTTATTATAGGTGAAGCTTCTGAATTAAATTTAAAGATAGGGCAAAGAGGAAGAGCAGAAATTGTAGTTGAAACTTTTGGAAAACCGGCTCATTCTGCAAATCCTGAAAAAGGCATAAATGCAGTATATAAGATGATGAAATTAATAGAAAAAATAAAAATTTTACCAATGACTCATCAAGATAAATTAGGATATGGAATTTTAGAACTTACCGATATAAAATCTTTACCTTATCCTGGAGCCTCAGTAGTTCCTGACTATTGCAGAGCTACTTATGATAGAAGACTCTTAGTTGGGGAAACTATGGAAGGAGTATTGAAACCGATTCAAGATTGCATCAATGAATTGAAAAAGGAAGATTCAGAATTTGAGGCAAAAGTTTCTTATGCAGTAGGGAAAGAAACATGTTGGACTGGGGAAGAAATACAAGGGAAAAGATTTTTTCCGGGTTGGCTTTATGATGAAAAGGAAAATTATATCCAAGAAGCATATTCAGCCTTAAAAAATATAGGGCAAAATCCTAAGATAACATATTATAATTTTTGTACAAACGGTTCTCATTATGCGGGAGAAGCTAAAATTCATACAATAGGTTATGGTCCATCTAAAGAAAATTTGGCACATGTTATAGATGAGTATGTAGAAATTGAACAAATTGAAAACATAGCTGAAGGGTATTATGCAATATTAAAAGCTTATTTAGGAAAATAG
- the dpaL gene encoding diaminopropionate ammonia-lyase, with protein sequence MKMMEWVENKKRKDFKEKIFGFDEKSIDSVLKFHKSLPNYEKTPLIELKELAKYCGVRNIWLKDESKRFGLNAFKVLGASYAIGKYLSEVLNEDISKLPFSVLTSEQIKKKLGNLTFITATDGNHGRGVAWVAKCLQQNSIVYMPKGSSQMRLKAIQDEGADASITDLNYDDAVRLANKKAMENNWIMIQDTAWKGYEKIPLWIMQGYSTIMSEIIEELETMKEKPTHIFLQAGVGSFAGAMQALLIEKFGLKSPITIICEPNGANCIYKSFKEDDGKPHNVTGDLKTIMAGLACGEPNTISWEILRDYSNFAFSCDDSISAKGMRVLSSPIAQDKRIISGESGAVGIGAFVTLCENQKEYKELWKKLNINRESCILCISTEGDTDEIAYKNVVWNGWYKNN encoded by the coding sequence ATGAAAATGATGGAATGGGTTGAAAATAAAAAAAGAAAAGATTTCAAAGAAAAAATATTTGGTTTTGATGAAAAATCAATTGACAGTGTTCTAAAGTTTCATAAAAGTCTACCCAATTATGAAAAAACTCCATTGATAGAGTTAAAAGAGCTTGCAAAATACTGTGGAGTAAGAAATATTTGGTTGAAAGATGAATCAAAGCGTTTTGGCTTAAATGCTTTTAAAGTTTTAGGAGCTTCTTATGCAATAGGAAAATATTTAAGCGAAGTTCTAAATGAAGATATTTCTAAATTACCATTTTCTGTTTTGACTTCAGAACAAATAAAGAAAAAATTAGGGAATCTGACTTTCATTACTGCAACAGATGGAAATCATGGACGAGGAGTTGCATGGGTAGCAAAATGTCTTCAACAAAATTCCATTGTTTATATGCCTAAAGGGTCATCACAAATGAGGTTAAAAGCCATTCAAGATGAAGGAGCAGATGCAAGTATTACAGATTTGAATTATGATGATGCCGTAAGATTAGCAAACAAAAAAGCAATGGAAAATAATTGGATCATGATACAAGATACTGCTTGGAAAGGGTATGAAAAAATTCCACTTTGGATAATGCAGGGGTATTCTACTATTATGAGTGAAATAATTGAAGAGTTGGAAACAATGAAAGAAAAACCAACCCATATATTTTTACAGGCAGGTGTTGGTTCCTTTGCAGGGGCTATGCAAGCGTTGCTTATTGAAAAATTTGGTTTAAAAAGTCCAATTACAATCATTTGTGAACCTAATGGTGCCAATTGCATATATAAATCCTTTAAAGAAGACGATGGCAAGCCTCATAATGTAACAGGGGATCTAAAAACTATCATGGCTGGGCTTGCTTGTGGAGAACCAAATACTATCAGTTGGGAAATATTAAGAGATTACAGTAATTTTGCTTTCTCATGTGATGATAGCATCTCAGCTAAAGGAATGAGAGTCCTGTCTTCTCCCATTGCTCAAGATAAAAGAATTATTTCCGGGGAATCGGGAGCAGTTGGAATAGGAGCTTTTGTAACTCTCTGTGAAAATCAAAAGGAGTATAAAGAGCTATGGAAAAAATTAAATATAAATAGGGAATCTTGTATTTTATGTATCAGTACGGAAGGAGATACAGATGAAATAGCTTATAAAAATGTAGTTTGGAATGGATGGTATAAAAATAATTAA